A window of the Pedobacter frigiditerrae genome harbors these coding sequences:
- a CDS encoding GNAT family N-acetyltransferase: MLQLNFSTFPNLETERLILRSHAISDAETLFALRNNEDVMRFIHRERQKTVKEIEDFISSFNEGCKQGQQLAWVIALKENPKQMIGSIGYWRTNLANYRAEIGYMLHPDYWRKGIISEALIKTIDFGFNEMKLHSIQANIDPDNDASRQILIKHGFVKEAYFKEDFYFQGEFLDSEIYSLINKA; this comes from the coding sequence ATGCTTCAACTCAACTTTTCAACCTTCCCAAACTTAGAAACAGAAAGATTAATTCTTCGGTCTCACGCTATTTCCGATGCAGAAACCTTATTCGCATTACGAAATAACGAAGATGTGATGAGATTTATCCATAGAGAAAGGCAGAAAACGGTTAAAGAGATTGAAGATTTCATTTCAAGCTTTAACGAAGGTTGCAAGCAAGGTCAACAATTGGCTTGGGTAATTGCCTTAAAGGAAAATCCAAAGCAAATGATTGGTTCCATAGGTTATTGGAGAACAAATTTGGCAAATTATAGAGCTGAAATCGGTTATATGCTTCATCCAGATTACTGGCGAAAAGGCATAATCTCAGAAGCATTAATTAAAACAATTGATTTTGGATTTAATGAAATGAAACTGCACTCAATTCAAGCTAATATAGACCCTGATAATGATGCATCGCGGCAGATTTTAATAAAACACGGCTTTGTTAAGGAAGCTTATTTTAAAGAAGATTTCTATTTTCAAGGTGAATTTTTGGACAGCGAGATCTATTCATTAATAAATAAAGCCTAA
- a CDS encoding pyruvate dehydrogenase complex E1 component subunit beta: MREIQFREALREALSEEMRKNENIYLMGEEVAQYNGAYKVSQGMLDEFGDKRVIDTPIAELGFAGISAGAAMNGLIPIVEFMTFNFSLVAIDQIINGAAKILSMSGGQFSCPIVFRGPTGNAGQLGAQHSQNFENWYANCPGLKVVIPSTPYNAKGLLKAAINDPDPVIFMESEVMYGDKGEVPEGEYTLEIGKAQVVKEGTDVTIVTFGKMLTRVVNPAAEELAKEGINVEVIDLLTVRPIDYATIINSVKKTNRLVIVEEAWPLASISSEITFNVQKNAFDHLDAPILRVTCADVPLPYAPTLIAASLPNAEKVVKAVKEVMYVNK, translated from the coding sequence ATGAGAGAGATCCAATTTAGAGAAGCACTACGCGAAGCATTAAGCGAAGAAATGCGTAAAAACGAGAACATTTATTTAATGGGCGAAGAAGTTGCGCAATATAATGGTGCATACAAGGTTAGTCAGGGTATGTTAGATGAGTTTGGCGACAAACGCGTTATCGACACGCCAATTGCTGAGCTTGGTTTTGCAGGTATTAGTGCTGGTGCAGCAATGAATGGTCTAATTCCGATTGTAGAATTCATGACATTCAACTTTTCATTGGTTGCAATTGATCAAATTATCAACGGAGCTGCGAAAATTTTATCAATGAGCGGTGGTCAGTTCTCTTGCCCAATCGTTTTCCGTGGCCCAACAGGTAACGCTGGTCAATTAGGCGCACAGCACTCTCAAAACTTCGAGAACTGGTATGCAAACTGTCCAGGATTAAAAGTGGTAATTCCTTCTACTCCATATAACGCAAAAGGTTTATTAAAAGCAGCTATTAATGATCCAGATCCAGTTATTTTTATGGAATCGGAGGTTATGTATGGCGATAAAGGTGAAGTTCCTGAAGGAGAATATACTTTAGAAATCGGTAAAGCACAAGTTGTTAAAGAAGGTACAGATGTTACTATCGTAACTTTTGGTAAAATGTTAACCCGTGTTGTAAATCCAGCTGCAGAGGAATTAGCTAAAGAAGGAATCAACGTAGAAGTTATCGATTTATTAACAGTTCGTCCTATCGATTACGCAACTATCATCAACTCTGTTAAGAAAACAAATCGTTTGGTAATCGTAGAAGAAGCTTGGCCATTGGCTTCAATTTCTTCTGAAATTACTTTTAACGTTCAAAAAAATGCATTTGATCATTTAGATGCGCCAATCTTGCGTGTTACTTGTGCAGATGTTCCACTTCCATACGCTCCAACTTTAATCGCTGCTAGCTTACCAAACGCAGAAAAAGTTGTTAAAGCCGTTAAAGAAGTAATGTACGTTAACAAATAG